Below is a genomic region from Marinifilum sp. JC120.
TGATCTGAGAAAAAGGGATTTTAAGCTTGACATCTAACGGTCAATGTTTGTATACATCCCCTTCCCAGATTTCACGTAAGGAGCATTTCTAATGAAGACATATATCCCCAAAGATGAAGACATCAGCCGCGAGTGGTTCGTAGTTGATGCTGAAGATATGATTCTCGGTCGCCTTGCTACCCAGATCGCCAACAAACTCAGAGGAAAAGATAAGCCTATCTTCACTCCTCACATTGATACCGGCGATTTCGTTGTCGTGCTGAATGCAGACAAAATCAAGGTTACCGGAAACAAGTTGGAAAAGAAGACCTACTACAAGCACACCAACCACCCCGGTGGTTTGAAAGAAAGAACTCTCAAGGTTATGCTTGAGAAGAAGCCTGAAGTAGTCATCGAAACCGCAGTCCGCGGCATGCTCCCCAAGAGCCGCCTCGGCAGACAGATGATCAAAAAACTGAAAGTATACACAGGTACTGATCATCCGCACACTGCACAGCAGCCCAAAGCACTGGAATTCTAATTAAGGGTGGAGCAATAAAATGAGTAAAGATTTCAATTACGCTACCGGCAGAAGAAAAAACGCTGTTGCCCGTACCCGCCTTTATGAGGGAACCGGTGCAATTACCGTTAACGGTAAACCTTACGAAGATTACTTTCCTCGTAAAACCTTACAGATGATCGTTCAGCAGCCCCTGAAACTCACCAAAAACCTTGGCAAATTTGACATCAAAGTCAACGCCGACGGTGGTGGAGTTGCAGGTCAGGCACAGGCTGTAAGACACGGCATCTCCCGTGCACTTATTGAGATAGATCCCGAACTTCGTGCTATCCTCAAACGTGCTGGTCTCCTGACTCGTGACGCTCGTAAGAAAGAGCGTAAAAAATACGGTCAGCCCGGCGCACGTGCAAAATTCCAGTACTCCAAACGTTAAGAAGTACTGCGGATTTATTCGCCAGACCATTCAGGCGGAACTGCTTATGCAGTTCCGCCTTTTCTTATATGCGCCGTAAAAAATCCCTGCTCTGTGCTTCGAAGCGATTCACGTACAAAACAACACCTTGTGCCAAATAGAAAGCATACGAACAGAACTGGACAACAACTAAATTGCAGGAAATAAAAATAAGTTTGCGGAATTTTCAGTATGAAGAAACATACAAGATGATATGTATTCTCACGGTGCTGAAGTTCTGGATATTCAATTGAAAAAAATATATCCCTAAGCAAAACAGTTAGCAGGAACAACTTAATTTATGTCCCGTAAAAAACCGCTTTACGACAAAACATTTTTCGCCCGGCAGCCCATCCTTATGCCGGATCAATCCGTCTGGGGATATGAACTGCTTTTCCGCAACAGTGGCGAAGCCACAACCGCAGTTATTTCCGATAGCTACAAGGCTACCTTGCGAGTTGCAGCAAATCTGTGCGCATCCCCCGGAGAAAACCTTCCAGATAACGTAAAGCTGGTAGTTAATTTTTCGCACAAAGCTATCATGGACAAAGTTCCATACTCCCTGCCTGCGGGAAAAACCGTTGTCCAAATTCCGGAAACAACACCGCCCACCCCCAACTTGATCAAGGCCCTGAAAGAACTATCCAAAGACGGATTTTACATTGCTATCGATGACTTTGAAGCAAGGCCCCAAGGGGAATT
It encodes:
- a CDS encoding 30S ribosomal protein S9, coding for MSKDFNYATGRRKNAVARTRLYEGTGAITVNGKPYEDYFPRKTLQMIVQQPLKLTKNLGKFDIKVNADGGGVAGQAQAVRHGISRALIEIDPELRAILKRAGLLTRDARKKERKKYGQPGARAKFQYSKR
- a CDS encoding 50S ribosomal protein L13, whose product is MKTYIPKDEDISREWFVVDAEDMILGRLATQIANKLRGKDKPIFTPHIDTGDFVVVLNADKIKVTGNKLEKKTYYKHTNHPGGLKERTLKVMLEKKPEVVIETAVRGMLPKSRLGRQMIKKLKVYTGTDHPHTAQQPKALEF